A stretch of DNA from Bradyrhizobium algeriense:
TACGAGCCGGGCCTGATCATCGCCGAAGGTGATCTGGTCGCCATCCACGGCCGTATCCGCGGCTGGGCAGACGAGCCTCAGGTTGTGGTCGATATCTTCCGGGTCGAGGGTGGCAAACTCGTCGAACACTGGGACGTGTTGCAGAACGAGGTGTCGGTAAGCGGAGGCGTTGCCGGCCTCTCGATGTTCGATCCCGAGGAAGGTGCCAGCCGTGCCGGATAAGATCATGGCTGACGGGGCGACAACGACTAGATGTCCCTTCCAATAACTCGCTGAGCTTTTCTATGTCTCGCACATCCGCCTTTGGCGTGCCGGTCTGCCGCGCGATGCCCTAATTTCGGCCTCGGCGCTCGCCGCAAGCTTCACCTTTCCGCTGGGCAACGCGCGTGCTGCGGGGCCTGCCACCCACGACGTTCCAGAAGGAGAACACACCATGGGCTTTGTCACGACCGACGACGATGTACAGATTTTCTACAAGGATTGGGGTCCCAAGGACGCCCAGCCCATCGTTTTTCACCATGGCTG
This window harbors:
- a CDS encoding nuclear transport factor 2 family protein, translating into MPQGRDALQGLVETLSPSVHYEPGLIIAEGDLVAIHGRIRGWADEPQVVVDIFRVEGGKLVEHWDVLQNEVSVSGGVAGLSMFDPEEGASRAG